In the Acidobacteriota bacterium genome, one interval contains:
- the rplK gene encoding 50S ribosomal protein L11 — protein sequence MAKKVTGFIKLHIPAGKATPAPPVGPALGQQGVNIMDFCKAFNARTAKQEGLIIPVVITVYSDRSFTFVTKTPPASVLLKKALQIAKGSGVPNKEKVGKVTKQQVEEIARTKMPDLNCHTLDAAIRIIEGSARSMGIDVVEG from the coding sequence CATCAAGCTTCACATTCCAGCGGGAAAGGCAACTCCTGCCCCACCCGTTGGCCCGGCACTCGGCCAGCAAGGGGTCAACATCATGGATTTCTGCAAGGCCTTCAATGCCAGGACGGCGAAGCAGGAAGGTCTCATCATCCCAGTTGTCATCACGGTTTACTCCGATCGCTCCTTCACGTTCGTCACGAAAACCCCGCCTGCATCGGTTCTTCTGAAGAAAGCGTTGCAGATTGCCAAGGGTTCTGGGGTTCCCAACAAGGAGAAGGTCGGGAAAGTCACGAAGCAGCAGGTCGAAGAGATTGCTAGGACGAAGATGCCCGATCTCAACTGCCATACTCTTGATGCTGCCATCAGGATCATCGAGGGAAGCGCCCGGAGTATGGGCATCGACGTCGTGGAAGGTTAA
- the rplA gene encoding 50S ribosomal protein L1: MAKAGKKYLKAKQEVKKDSYTFEEAIPILKKMHYAKFDESVEIAFLLGVDVKHADQMVRGTILLPHGTGKTKKVLVLASGEKLKEAETAGADYVGGNDIIEKIQGGWIDFDAVVATPDMMKDVGKLGKILGPRGLMPNPKSGTVTFDLAKAISDIKGGKIEFKVDKTAIIHSIIGKISFEDSKLIENARVLSAAIIKAKPAAAKGKYIKSVHIASTMSPGLKIDPGSIEAT; this comes from the coding sequence ATGGCAAAAGCGGGTAAGAAATATCTGAAAGCGAAACAGGAAGTTAAAAAGGACAGTTACACCTTTGAGGAAGCCATACCGATCCTCAAGAAGATGCATTACGCAAAATTCGACGAGAGCGTAGAGATAGCCTTTCTCCTCGGCGTGGATGTCAAGCATGCGGATCAGATGGTCAGAGGAACGATCCTTCTGCCTCACGGCACAGGAAAGACCAAGAAGGTCCTAGTACTTGCTTCGGGAGAGAAGCTCAAGGAGGCCGAGACCGCCGGTGCAGATTATGTGGGCGGCAACGATATTATCGAGAAGATCCAGGGGGGGTGGATAGATTTCGATGCCGTGGTGGCGACACCGGACATGATGAAGGATGTAGGGAAACTGGGAAAGATACTCGGTCCGCGCGGACTCATGCCGAACCCGAAATCGGGAACCGTAACCTTCGATCTCGCGAAGGCTATCTCCGACATCAAGGGAGGGAAGATCGAGTTTAAGGTGGATAAAACGGCCATCATCCATTCCATCATCGGGAAGATCTCTTTCGAGGATTCCAAGCTCATCGAGAATGCCAGGGTTCTGTCCGCGGCCATAATCAAAGCAAAACCGGCCGCTGCCAAGGGTAAATACATCAAAAGCGTCCATATCGCAAGCACTATGAGCCCTGGGCTGAAGATCGACCCGGGAAGCATTGAGGCGACGTAG
- the rplJ gene encoding 50S ribosomal protein L10, protein MKRAEKEKEIELLKNSIGKARSLFLVDYRGLKVNQINELRKRIHGISNYRVVKNRLALKALADFSNKKILKFLKEPTGFFYTHNDPIALAKILVEFVKDNPELEFKAGLVENTFIMPEDFKELSRTPSKLELIGKLLYCLNYPIAGLVRILNANIQGLATALDQVAKSKSQ, encoded by the coding sequence GTGAAAAGAGCAGAAAAGGAAAAGGAAATCGAATTACTGAAGAATTCCATAGGTAAAGCCAGGAGTTTGTTTCTGGTTGATTACAGAGGGCTGAAGGTCAATCAGATCAACGAACTGAGAAAGAGGATCCATGGGATCTCGAACTATCGGGTTGTGAAGAACCGCCTGGCGCTGAAGGCGCTGGCCGATTTCTCCAACAAGAAGATTTTGAAGTTTCTCAAAGAACCCACGGGATTCTTTTACACGCATAATGATCCAATCGCTCTGGCCAAGATACTTGTCGAGTTTGTCAAGGATAATCCCGAGCTGGAATTTAAGGCAGGTCTCGTCGAGAACACGTTCATAATGCCGGAAGATTTCAAAGAGCTGTCTAGAACACCGAGCAAGCTGGAACTGATTGGCAAGCTGCTATATTGCCTGAATTATCCGATCGCCGGGCTTGTCAGGATTCTCAATGCAAACATACAGGGTCTCGCCACTGCGCTGGACCAGGTGGCAAAATCGAAGAGTCAATAA
- the rplL gene encoding 50S ribosomal protein L7/L12, with translation MAKLSVEEFIKSVEEMTVMELNQLVKGLEQHFGVSSAAPVAVAAAVSGAAPSAAAEEKTEFAVVLKEVGDKKINVIKVVREVTNLGLKEAKDLVDGAPKTVKEGISRQEAEEIKKKFEEAGAKIEIK, from the coding sequence ATGGCAAAGCTTTCTGTAGAAGAATTCATCAAGAGCGTGGAAGAGATGACTGTCATGGAACTCAACCAGCTGGTGAAAGGGCTTGAACAGCATTTCGGAGTCAGCTCCGCTGCTCCGGTCGCCGTGGCCGCCGCAGTATCTGGAGCAGCTCCTTCCGCTGCTGCTGAGGAGAAGACTGAGTTCGCCGTTGTCCTCAAAGAGGTGGGAGACAAGAAGATCAATGTCATCAAGGTTGTGAGAGAGGTGACCAATCTCGGCCTGAAAGAAGCCAAGGACCTTGTCGACGGAGCTCCGAAGACCGTGAAGGAAGGAATATCCAGACAAGAAGCAGAGGAGATCAAGAAGAAGTTTGAAGAAGCGGGTGCCAAGATTGAAATAAAATGA
- the rpoB gene encoding DNA-directed RNA polymerase subunit beta, with product MPETNRVTLLNRTDFSRIKTSIQIPNLIEVQKKSYERFLQLHTAPQDREEIGLQSVFRSVFPITDFRETCSLEFIEYSAGNWECKCSTLKGMEHLKTECRNCGKVLFALDPKERELTCPKCGLVNISRARVCEECGSLVTLSFKYSVGECQERGMTYSIPLKVKIRLVVYEKDVTTNAKSIRDMKEQEVFFGDIPMLTENGTFIINGTERVIVSQLHRSPGVFFTREGNILTGKIIPYRGSWVEFELDEKNILQIRIDRKRKFLGTIFLRALGLQSDEAIIKTFYTFQEIKIDGKKLFCKVTPAIVGIRAKGDVVHPKTEEIIVKKGKRIKQTMIPDLVKAGIDYILIDAETLLDGARIAKDIVDNETGEILYVEEKNLSCEVNAIFSQEILDKLVEKGIDSFEVFFPETDPIGPAISSTLEKDSIKTANDALLEIYRRLRPGDLPTVQSARSLFHAMFFDPQRYDFSKVGRLKFNTKLGKDVALDQRILTKEDFLAVLNFLLKNRNDATAQDDIDHLGNRRVRSVGELLENQFRIGLVRMERAIKEKMSVYTEMTTAMPHDLINAKPVMAALQEFFGSSQLSQFMDQTNPLAEVTHKRRLSALGPGGLSRERAGFEVRDVHPTHYGRICPIETPEGPNIGLISSLSCYARINEFGFIESPYRKVQNGQIIDYFKILSPGESDFNIGQIVRKEELESELKKVSRKKGDLPTFEPHSFYLSAWEEDRIAIAQANARVDGEGKFINERVYARLGGEFKLVPREEVAYIDVSPKQLVSVAASLIPFLENDDANRALMGSNMQRQAVPLLRPEAPCVGTGMESITAKDSGAVVTSIRSGIVDSVDSRRVIVRVGGEEGEDGDFGADIYNLVKFRRSNQNTCINQRPLVKVGQRVARGQVIADGPCTDRGELALGRNVLVAFMPWRGYNFEDAILVNENLIKNDAFTSIHIEEFEIEARDTKLGPEEITRDIPNVSEEFLKDLDESGIIRIGAYVKPGDILVGKVTPKGETQLTPEEKLLRAIFGEKSGDWKDASLTTPPGIEGTVVDVKIFCRKGTEKDSRARKIEQDVIDRMEKNLNDEIRILREENRNKITDLLLDEKLAAPLKDKRTRKILHEEGTRLTLEILASLSAEDLLRCEIKPKKKEKVDEIKKIEERTEKRIQILKRFHKDKIELLKRGDELAPGVIKMVKVYVAMKRKLQAGDKIAGRHGNKGVIARVIPEEDMPYLPDGTSIDVILNPLGVPSRMNVGQILETHLGWAAKSLGRYYSTPIFDGANENEIKEQLKEANLPLNGKTILYDGKTGLPFDHPVTVGYIYLMKLSHLVDDKIHARSIGPYSLITQQPLGGKAQFGGQRFGEMEVWALEAYGAAHTLQELLTAKSDDVQGRTKAYEALVKGQNIGEPGLPESFNVLVRELQGLCLNVELLTDEAK from the coding sequence ATGCCTGAAACCAACAGAGTCACTCTATTGAATAGGACAGACTTCTCGAGGATCAAGACCTCCATTCAGATTCCCAATTTGATCGAAGTCCAGAAGAAATCCTATGAGAGATTTCTCCAGCTGCACACCGCTCCACAGGATCGGGAAGAAATCGGTCTTCAATCTGTCTTCCGTTCAGTCTTTCCCATTACAGATTTTCGCGAGACCTGCTCTCTCGAGTTCATCGAATACTCAGCGGGAAACTGGGAATGTAAGTGCAGCACGCTCAAGGGGATGGAACATCTAAAGACTGAGTGCAGGAATTGCGGAAAAGTTCTCTTCGCACTTGATCCGAAGGAGAGAGAACTGACGTGTCCGAAGTGTGGACTGGTGAACATCAGTCGTGCAAGAGTCTGCGAAGAATGTGGAAGTCTCGTGACCCTTTCCTTCAAGTACAGCGTGGGGGAGTGCCAGGAGCGGGGGATGACTTACAGCATACCGCTCAAGGTCAAGATCAGGCTCGTCGTCTATGAAAAGGATGTGACGACGAATGCAAAGAGCATCAGGGACATGAAGGAGCAGGAAGTCTTCTTCGGCGATATCCCGATGCTGACGGAGAACGGGACCTTCATCATCAACGGAACAGAGAGGGTCATAGTGTCTCAGCTTCATCGGTCACCAGGCGTCTTTTTCACCCGTGAGGGGAACATCCTGACGGGAAAGATCATCCCGTATCGTGGATCCTGGGTGGAGTTCGAGCTCGATGAGAAGAACATCCTGCAAATCCGGATCGACAGAAAGAGAAAATTCCTTGGGACGATCTTCCTGAGAGCTCTGGGTCTTCAAAGCGACGAGGCTATCATCAAAACGTTCTATACCTTCCAGGAGATTAAGATTGACGGAAAAAAACTCTTTTGCAAGGTGACGCCGGCCATTGTCGGCATTAGAGCGAAAGGGGATGTCGTCCACCCAAAGACAGAAGAGATCATAGTGAAAAAGGGGAAGAGGATCAAGCAGACGATGATTCCTGACTTGGTGAAGGCGGGGATCGATTATATTCTCATAGACGCGGAAACACTTTTAGATGGGGCAAGGATTGCGAAAGATATAGTGGATAATGAAACAGGAGAGATCCTGTACGTCGAAGAGAAGAACCTTTCCTGCGAGGTGAACGCCATCTTCTCCCAGGAGATACTCGATAAGCTTGTGGAAAAGGGCATCGATAGTTTTGAGGTCTTTTTTCCGGAGACGGATCCCATCGGTCCTGCCATTTCTTCGACACTCGAGAAAGATTCCATAAAAACCGCGAATGATGCTCTCCTCGAGATCTATCGTAGATTGAGACCGGGTGACCTTCCAACGGTTCAGAGCGCCCGTTCACTTTTCCATGCCATGTTCTTTGATCCCCAGCGCTACGACTTTTCCAAAGTGGGAAGGCTCAAGTTCAACACGAAGCTCGGAAAGGATGTCGCTCTAGATCAGAGGATCCTGACGAAGGAAGATTTCCTGGCAGTCCTGAACTTTCTCCTCAAGAACAGGAATGATGCTACGGCTCAGGACGACATCGATCATCTCGGCAACAGAAGGGTAAGATCGGTGGGAGAGCTTCTCGAGAATCAGTTCCGGATCGGTCTGGTGAGGATGGAGAGAGCCATCAAAGAGAAAATGAGCGTCTATACTGAAATGACAACGGCGATGCCCCATGACCTCATCAATGCCAAGCCGGTCATGGCAGCACTCCAAGAATTTTTCGGTTCCAGCCAGCTATCGCAGTTCATGGATCAGACAAACCCACTGGCCGAGGTAACTCACAAGAGAAGGCTGTCCGCTCTTGGTCCAGGAGGCTTGAGCAGGGAAAGAGCCGGGTTCGAAGTCCGTGACGTCCATCCAACCCATTACGGAAGGATCTGCCCGATCGAGACTCCAGAGGGTCCAAACATCGGGCTCATCTCTTCTCTCAGTTGCTATGCAAGGATCAACGAGTTCGGCTTCATCGAATCTCCATACCGAAAGGTGCAGAACGGGCAAATCATCGATTACTTTAAAATCCTTTCCCCGGGCGAATCCGATTTCAATATTGGACAGATCGTCAGAAAGGAAGAGTTGGAATCGGAACTGAAGAAGGTTTCCAGGAAGAAAGGAGATCTTCCCACGTTCGAACCTCACTCCTTCTACCTCTCCGCATGGGAGGAAGATCGCATTGCAATCGCCCAGGCGAATGCCCGCGTGGACGGCGAGGGGAAATTTATCAACGAGAGGGTTTACGCAAGGTTAGGCGGGGAGTTCAAGCTTGTCCCCAGAGAAGAGGTTGCCTACATCGACGTTTCTCCCAAGCAGCTCGTTTCCGTGGCTGCCTCTCTTATCCCATTCCTTGAAAATGACGACGCCAACAGGGCCCTCATGGGGTCCAACATGCAGAGGCAGGCTGTTCCTCTGCTCCGGCCCGAAGCCCCATGCGTCGGAACAGGAATGGAATCCATCACGGCAAAAGATTCCGGTGCCGTCGTCACCAGCATACGGAGCGGAATAGTGGACAGCGTGGATTCCAGGAGAGTCATCGTGAGGGTTGGTGGTGAGGAAGGAGAAGATGGTGACTTCGGAGCCGACATCTACAACCTGGTCAAATTTCGCAGGTCCAATCAGAATACCTGCATAAATCAAAGGCCGCTGGTCAAGGTGGGACAGAGAGTGGCCAGGGGACAGGTCATTGCCGATGGTCCCTGCACCGACCGTGGGGAACTTGCCCTCGGTCGCAATGTCCTCGTCGCGTTTATGCCCTGGCGAGGGTATAACTTCGAGGATGCCATTCTTGTCAACGAGAACCTCATCAAGAATGATGCCTTCACATCCATCCATATCGAAGAATTCGAGATCGAAGCAAGAGATACGAAACTGGGTCCTGAGGAGATCACGAGAGATATTCCAAACGTGAGTGAAGAGTTCTTGAAGGACCTTGATGAGAGCGGAATCATAAGGATAGGGGCCTACGTGAAACCTGGCGATATCCTTGTGGGGAAGGTTACTCCCAAGGGGGAGACTCAGCTCACTCCCGAGGAAAAACTATTGCGGGCAATATTCGGCGAGAAATCCGGTGACTGGAAGGACGCCTCGCTGACGACTCCACCGGGGATCGAGGGGACAGTCGTTGACGTGAAGATCTTCTGCAGGAAAGGGACGGAGAAAGACAGCCGAGCAAGGAAAATCGAGCAGGATGTTATCGATCGGATGGAAAAAAACCTGAACGACGAGATCCGAATCCTGAGAGAAGAGAACCGTAACAAGATTACTGATCTCCTTCTCGATGAGAAACTTGCCGCTCCTCTCAAGGATAAGAGAACGCGGAAGATCCTCCATGAGGAGGGAACCAGGCTTACCCTCGAGATACTAGCATCTCTCTCTGCAGAGGACCTTCTGCGGTGCGAGATCAAGCCGAAGAAGAAGGAGAAAGTAGACGAGATAAAGAAAATCGAGGAGAGGACGGAGAAGAGGATCCAGATTCTGAAGAGATTCCACAAAGACAAGATAGAGCTATTAAAACGCGGCGACGAGCTTGCTCCAGGTGTGATCAAGATGGTCAAGGTTTATGTGGCCATGAAGAGAAAGCTCCAGGCGGGTGATAAAATCGCCGGCAGGCATGGGAACAAGGGTGTCATTGCGCGAGTCATCCCAGAAGAAGATATGCCATATCTCCCCGATGGAACGTCCATCGATGTCATTCTGAACCCCCTGGGCGTACCATCGAGGATGAACGTCGGTCAGATCCTCGAGACTCATCTCGGCTGGGCAGCCAAGAGCCTCGGGAGATACTATTCGACTCCCATTTTCGATGGGGCTAATGAGAATGAGATCAAAGAGCAGCTCAAGGAAGCTAACCTGCCACTCAACGGGAAGACAATCCTGTATGACGGCAAGACAGGGCTCCCCTTTGATCATCCGGTCACGGTCGGGTACATCTATCTGATGAAACTCTCGCACCTCGTCGATGATAAGATCCATGCGAGGTCCATTGGCCCTTACTCACTTATCACACAGCAACCGCTTGGCGGGAAAGCTCAGTTCGGAGGACAACGGTTCGGCGAGATGGAGGTGTGGGCTCTGGAGGCTTACGGAGCTGCGCATACACTTCAGGAACTCCTCACTGCTAAATCGGACGATGTCCAAGGAAGGACAAAAGCTTACGAGGCCCTCGTGAAGGGGCAGAACATAGGCGAGCCGGGACTGCCAGAATCGTTCAACGTTCTTGTCCGTGAACTGCAGGGTCTCTGCCTCAACGTGGAGCTTCTGACAGATGAAGCAAAATAA
- the rpoC gene encoding DNA-directed RNA polymerase subunit beta' has product MRISLASPEKIRMWSHGEVTKPETINYRTFKPEKDGLFCAKIFGPVTDWECLCGKFKRMKHRGVVCDKCGVEVTQSKVRRERMGHIELASPVSHVWFFKGLPSRIGHLLDISLRDLERILYFEAYVVIEVNDKKVPLKEKELLTDERYKELSAEYGDKFQAKMGAEAIKELLQRVDIETLSRELREKMNQETSIQKRTKYAKRLKVVNAFKRSGNKPEWMVLDVIPVIPPELRPLVPLDGGRFATSDLNDLYRRVINRNNRLKKLLELKAPDVIVRNEKRMLQEAVDALFDNGRRGRVIRGSNNRALKSLSDTLKGKQGRFRQNLLGKRVDYSGRSVIVIGPELKLNQCGLPKKMALELFKPFIYNKLEERGLVTTIKAAKEMVELEQPEVWDILEEVIKDHPVLLNRAPTLHRLGIQAFEPILVEGKAIKIHPLVCTAFNADFDGDQMAVHVPLSARAQIEAHVLMLSTQNLLSPANGQPIVNPTQDIVLGCYYLTKEKRGSRGEGKRFSDVDEVIHALEAGEVETLAPIRLRYKGDFIDLTTMKDDQDITHSYIQEIDNQLIDTTVGRVIFNSFLPKETPYINGHLKKKGLAQLVAFCIQHSGNDKAVEMLDSLKDIGFLYATKAGFSIGIDDMVIPSEKEELIDRARKEQSAVEQQYLDGIITNGERYNKVIGIWSDVTDRIAEKMLKGMGEFNSIYMMADSGARGSKLQMRQLAGMRGLMSKPSGEIIETPITANLREGLNVLQYFISTHGARKGLADTALKTADSGYLTRRLVDVAQDVIVSEDDCRTPHSIVVEAIIEGGEVIESLGDRLIGRVAAENIIDPISGEIIVEKNQEITEDTAAKIEDAGVEKARIRSVLTCETERGVCIKCYGRSLATGKMVELGEAVGVIAAQSIGEPGTQLTMRTFHIGGTARGAAEQSTINAKNEGKFKYVNITSVRNKKGDFVVMNRNGAIVVMDRDGRERERHPVVYGASLKVSDGQLVQPGMLLVEWDPYTNAILTEVSGTLNFKDIEEGVTMREEVDEVTGFRSKVIIESQDEKKHPQLIIKDQDEKILRKYTMPSGAHLIFEDGDMVFQGDILAKIPRETTKTKDITGGLPRVVELFEARKPKEAAIITEIDGIVRYGDIVKGERNVFVRNEMGVEKQYNIPRGVHIIVQEGERVRAGEPLMDGPINPHDILTVLGKEELQKYLVNEIQEVYRLQGVNINDKHIEVIIRQMMRWVKIEDVGDTDFIIDEQVDRFRFQKENRKIEKERGDAARGKDLLLGITKASLATDSFISAASFQETTRVLTEASAAGKTDYLRGLKENVIMGRLIPAGTGMEYYRKFCVVSAEEAEEEEVEGAESGKVTAETGGEDAASVGGSES; this is encoded by the coding sequence ATGAGGATCAGCCTGGCCTCGCCGGAGAAGATCAGGATGTGGTCCCACGGCGAGGTGACGAAGCCGGAGACAATAAATTACAGAACGTTCAAGCCTGAGAAAGATGGCTTGTTCTGCGCCAAGATATTCGGTCCCGTCACCGACTGGGAGTGCCTTTGCGGCAAATTCAAGAGGATGAAACACCGCGGCGTCGTCTGCGACAAGTGCGGTGTTGAAGTTACTCAGTCCAAGGTCAGGCGCGAGCGGATGGGGCACATAGAACTTGCCTCTCCCGTCTCCCATGTCTGGTTCTTCAAAGGTTTGCCAAGCCGGATAGGGCATCTCCTCGACATCTCCCTAAGAGACCTTGAGAGGATCCTCTACTTTGAAGCATACGTCGTTATAGAAGTCAACGATAAAAAGGTTCCACTGAAAGAGAAAGAGCTTCTGACCGATGAGAGGTACAAGGAGCTCTCCGCGGAGTACGGCGATAAATTTCAGGCGAAGATGGGTGCAGAGGCGATCAAGGAACTCCTTCAAAGAGTAGATATCGAGACTCTTTCCAGAGAACTGAGGGAGAAGATGAACCAGGAGACCTCGATCCAGAAGAGGACCAAGTATGCCAAGAGACTGAAGGTCGTCAATGCGTTCAAGCGGTCTGGCAACAAACCCGAGTGGATGGTCCTCGACGTCATTCCAGTCATCCCGCCTGAACTGCGGCCGCTTGTTCCACTCGATGGAGGAAGGTTTGCGACATCAGATCTGAACGACCTATACCGCAGGGTCATCAACAGGAACAACCGTCTGAAAAAATTGCTGGAACTGAAGGCCCCGGATGTCATCGTGAGAAACGAGAAGAGGATGCTTCAGGAAGCTGTCGATGCTCTCTTCGACAACGGGAGAAGGGGTCGTGTCATAAGAGGCTCAAACAACAGAGCGCTAAAGTCGCTGAGCGATACATTGAAGGGAAAACAGGGTCGGTTCAGACAGAATCTCCTCGGGAAGAGAGTCGATTATTCTGGGCGATCCGTTATAGTCATTGGTCCCGAGCTCAAGCTCAATCAGTGCGGTCTTCCCAAGAAGATGGCCTTGGAACTCTTCAAGCCTTTTATTTACAACAAGCTTGAGGAGCGCGGTCTCGTGACGACGATCAAGGCTGCCAAGGAGATGGTGGAGCTGGAACAGCCGGAAGTATGGGATATCCTCGAGGAGGTCATCAAAGACCATCCTGTCCTCCTCAACAGGGCCCCAACGCTTCACAGGCTTGGAATCCAGGCCTTTGAGCCCATTCTGGTGGAGGGAAAGGCGATCAAGATCCATCCTCTAGTCTGTACGGCCTTCAACGCCGACTTTGATGGAGATCAGATGGCAGTCCACGTCCCGCTCTCCGCTCGAGCGCAGATAGAAGCCCATGTCCTTATGCTCTCGACGCAAAACCTCCTCTCACCGGCCAATGGTCAGCCCATCGTCAACCCGACGCAGGATATCGTCCTGGGCTGTTACTATCTTACAAAAGAGAAGAGAGGATCCAGAGGCGAGGGGAAACGGTTTTCCGATGTGGATGAGGTGATCCATGCCCTTGAGGCCGGAGAGGTTGAAACACTGGCTCCGATCCGGTTGAGATACAAAGGAGACTTCATCGATTTGACAACGATGAAGGATGACCAGGATATAACGCACTCCTACATCCAGGAGATAGACAATCAGCTCATCGACACGACGGTGGGTCGGGTCATCTTCAACAGCTTTCTCCCGAAAGAGACCCCTTACATCAATGGACACCTGAAGAAAAAGGGGCTTGCCCAACTCGTGGCCTTCTGCATTCAGCACAGCGGAAATGATAAAGCGGTAGAGATGCTCGACAGCCTCAAGGATATCGGTTTCCTATACGCAACGAAGGCAGGGTTCTCCATCGGAATCGATGACATGGTTATCCCATCCGAGAAGGAAGAGCTCATCGATAGAGCAAGGAAGGAACAGAGCGCCGTTGAGCAACAGTACCTGGATGGGATCATCACCAACGGTGAACGTTACAACAAGGTCATCGGGATCTGGTCCGATGTTACCGACAGGATTGCCGAGAAGATGCTCAAGGGGATGGGAGAGTTCAACTCAATCTACATGATGGCGGACTCGGGGGCAAGGGGAAGCAAGCTCCAGATGAGACAACTTGCAGGAATGCGCGGTTTAATGTCGAAGCCCTCAGGAGAGATAATCGAGACCCCTATCACGGCCAATCTCAGGGAAGGGTTGAACGTGTTGCAGTACTTCATCTCCACCCATGGAGCAAGAAAAGGTCTTGCGGACACTGCATTGAAGACCGCCGACTCAGGCTATCTTACGCGAAGGCTCGTCGACGTAGCGCAGGATGTCATTGTGAGTGAAGATGATTGCCGCACTCCTCACAGCATTGTTGTTGAAGCCATCATCGAGGGAGGAGAGGTCATCGAATCGCTCGGCGACCGATTGATCGGGAGGGTGGCGGCGGAAAACATCATCGATCCGATTTCGGGTGAGATTATTGTAGAGAAGAACCAGGAAATTACTGAAGATACCGCTGCGAAGATCGAGGATGCAGGTGTTGAAAAAGCAAGAATCCGGTCGGTTCTCACCTGCGAGACGGAGCGAGGGGTCTGCATTAAATGTTATGGAAGAAGCCTGGCCACCGGAAAGATGGTCGAGCTCGGCGAGGCCGTGGGAGTCATCGCTGCGCAATCGATCGGAGAGCCGGGAACCCAGTTGACGATGAGGACCTTTCATATCGGCGGAACGGCAAGGGGTGCTGCCGAGCAATCGACGATCAATGCTAAGAACGAGGGAAAGTTCAAGTATGTGAACATTACGAGTGTAAGGAACAAGAAGGGCGATTTTGTTGTTATGAACCGAAACGGTGCAATAGTCGTGATGGACCGCGACGGAAGAGAGAGAGAAAGACATCCGGTCGTCTACGGCGCTTCCCTCAAGGTTTCAGATGGGCAGCTCGTCCAACCAGGGATGCTGCTCGTGGAGTGGGATCCATACACTAACGCCATCCTCACTGAGGTTAGCGGCACGCTTAACTTCAAGGATATCGAGGAAGGCGTGACCATGAGGGAAGAGGTGGACGAGGTAACAGGATTCAGGAGTAAAGTCATCATCGAATCCCAGGATGAGAAGAAGCATCCCCAGCTAATCATCAAGGATCAAGACGAGAAGATTCTCAGGAAATACACGATGCCATCCGGAGCTCATCTGATCTTTGAGGATGGGGATATGGTTTTCCAGGGAGATATCCTTGCCAAGATCCCGAGGGAGACGACGAAAACCAAGGATATCACCGGTGGACTTCCCAGAGTCGTGGAACTCTTCGAAGCGAGAAAACCGAAAGAAGCGGCCATCATTACGGAGATCGATGGCATCGTCAGATACGGAGATATTGTCAAGGGAGAGCGAAATGTATTCGTCAGGAACGAGATGGGTGTTGAGAAGCAATACAATATTCCGAGAGGTGTCCACATTATCGTCCAGGAAGGAGAAAGGGTCAGAGCCGGGGAACCCCTGATGGACGGTCCTATTAATCCTCACGACATCCTGACCGTTCTTGGAAAAGAAGAGCTCCAGAAATATCTTGTTAACGAGATCCAAGAGGTTTACAGGCTTCAGGGAGTAAACATCAATGATAAGCATATCGAGGTAATAATAAGACAGATGATGAGATGGGTGAAAATCGAAGATGTTGGAGACACCGATTTCATCATTGATGAACAGGTCGATCGCTTCCGTTTCCAGAAAGAAAACAGGAAGATCGAGAAGGAGAGGGGAGATGCTGCTCGCGGGAAGGACCTCCTCCTCGGTATAACCAAGGCATCGCTGGCGACGGATAGCTTCATTTCGGCTGCCTCCTTCCAGGAGACGACGCGCGTCCTGACAGAGGCGAGCGCCGCAGGAAAGACCGATTATCTCAGAGGATTGAAGGAAAACGTAATCATGGGGAGGCTCATTCCGGCAGGAACGGGAATGGAGTACTATAGAAAATTCTGCGTCGTTTCCGCCGAGGAGGCTGAAGAGGAAGAGGTCGAGGGCGCTGAGAGCGGCAAGGTGACGGCGGAAACCGGCGGCGAAGATGCTGCTTCGGTCGGTGGAAGCGAGAGTTAA
- the rpsL gene encoding 30S ribosomal protein S12: protein MPTINQLVKEARQRVLSKTSSPALGNSPQKRGVCVRVYTTTPKKPNSALRKVTRVRLTNGIEVTTYIPGIGHNLQEHSIVLIRGGRVKDLPGVRYHVIRGTLDSVGVEGRKQGRSKYGAKRPKSA from the coding sequence GTGCCGACGATCAACCAACTTGTAAAAGAGGCGAGACAAAGGGTCTTATCAAAGACGAGTAGCCCGGCTCTCGGAAATTCACCGCAGAAGAGAGGTGTCTGCGTCCGGGTATACACAACGACACCCAAGAAGCCGAATTCGGCTCTCAGGAAAGTAACGAGAGTGAGACTGACGAATGGGATCGAAGTGACCACCTACATTCCCGGGATCGGCCATAATCTGCAGGAACATTCGATTGTTCTCATACGAGGGGGGAGAGTGAAGGATCTTCCCGGTGTGAGATATCATGTAATCAGAGGCACCCTCGATTCAGTTGGGGTCGAGGGGAGAAAACAGGGTAGGTCGAAATACGGGGCCAAGAGGCCCAAATCAGCATAA